A window from Vulpes lagopus strain Blue_001 chromosome 23, ASM1834538v1, whole genome shotgun sequence encodes these proteins:
- the LOC121481534 gene encoding olfactory receptor 11H6-like, whose product MSGVSTVTEFILLSFPCSREVQVLLFLLFFVSYILTLMGNGAIVCAVKLDPRLHTPMYLLLANFSFLEICYINTTVPNMLQNFLSETKTISFTACFSQFYFFFSMGINETLLLPLMAFDRYLAICQPLHYPIIMNNRLCMNLVALCWVTAFLCYPIPIYFITQLPFCGPNTIDHFVCDPGPLLALSCIPAPGIELSCSLLSSLIIFITFFFILGSYTLVLRAVLRVPSAAGRRKAFSTCGSHLAVVSLFYGSIMVMYISPTSANPAGIQKIITLFYSSVTPLINPLIYSLRNKDMKAALRKIHMCGEISQDK is encoded by the coding sequence ATGTCAGGAGTCAGCACAGTGACTGAATTCATACTCCTGAGTTTTCCGTGCTCCAGAGAGGTTCAggtcctcctcttcctgctgttCTTTGTGTCCTACATCCTGACACTGATGGGGAATGGGGCCATTGTCTGTGCAGTGAAGCTGGATCCCAGGCTTCACACCCCCATGTACCTTCTGCTGGCCAACTTCTCGTTCCTGGAGATCTGTTACATCAACACCACCGTTCCCAATATGTTACAGAACTTCCTATCTGAGACCAAAACCATCTCTTTCACAGCCTGTTTCTCCCAGTTCTACTTCTTCTTCTCCATGGGCATCAATGAGACCCTCTTACTGCCCCTCATGGCTTTTGATCGGTACTTGGCCATCTGCCAGCCTCTCCATTATCCTATCATCATGAACAACCGCCTCTGCATGAACCTGGTGGCCCTGTGCTGGGTCACAGCCTTCCTCTGCTATCCGATCCCTATCTATTTTATCACACAGCTCCCCTTCTGTGGCCCCAACACCATTGACCACTTTGTCTGTGACCCCGGTCCTCTTCTGGCCCTGTCCTGTATCCCTGCCCCTGGAATTGAGCTTTCCTGTTCTCTATTGAGCTCTCTCATTATCTTCATCACCTTCTTCTTCATCCTTGGTTCGTACACCCTGGTTCTCAGAGCAGTGTTGCGTGTCCCCTCAGCAGCTGGCCGACGTAAGGCCTTCTCCacctgtggttcccacctggctGTTGTGTCTCTTTTCTATGGATCCATCATGGTGATGTACATCAGCCCAACCTCTGCGAATCCAGCTGGGATACAGAAGATTATAACCCTGTTCTACTCATCAGTGACCCCACTTATAAACCCACTGATCTACAGTCTACGGAACAAAGACATGAAAGCTGCCTTGAGAAAAATTCATATGTGTGGAGAAATTAGTCAAGACAAATGA